From the genome of Deinococcus ruber:
ATTATCGTACGGCCTGAGAGGCAGCGAATATCGCCCCCTCTGCTTGAGCTGCAGTGGTGTCCTACTGAGCGTGGTGTCGAGGAGGACAGCACTGGCGGGCGTCGGGTTGTCACCTGTCTGGCGCTACTCAACACCTTCTGGTGGCAGTGGTTCAGCCGTGGCAGCGACTCTGGGCTGGCGGCAGGTGCCCCTGGTATCAAGGGACACCTCGACCCACGGCCCGGGCGTATGACTACTGGCCCGCCAGCCCGGTCTGATCCTGCCCGCTGGCGCTGCCAAGTGTGGCGAGCGCCTGCCACAGCGCCACGAGTGCCTGAGCGCGCGTGTACTGAGCTTTCTTCAGCGCGAGCTGGCTCTGGAGGAGCTGCACCGCGCTGATGGTTCCGGTGCTGTAGCGCACGTTGTCCTGCTTGTACGTGGCCTGGGCGTTGACTTCGCTCTGAATCGCCGTCTGGTAGGTGGCCTGGGCCGCTTCGGCGCTGCTCTGGGCGGTCGCCAGGGTGGTGTTCAGCGTCTTCTGGAGCGTCGAAAGATCGCTCTGGGCGCTCGCCAGCTTGGTCTTCGCCTGATCGAGCGTGACGCGGGCGGTGAATTCGTTGTCGGCGAGTTTGACGCTCAATGCCGCCGCATCGACCGCCTGCTGATCGGTCAGCAGCGCCGGGTAGTTGGTACTGAGCGCGGTGTTCACCTTGACCGTCGGTGGCGCGCTGGGTGTCGTGGCGGTGTAGCTGCCGGGCTTGCCGATCACGTTGGCGAGCTTCTGGCTGTTCACCACCGTCTGTGCCTGAGCAGCCGTCAGATCCTGACGGCTGCTCGCCAGGGTGTTCTGGGCGTTCTGGACGTCGAGCGCGGTGCCGTTCTTGGTGCTCAGTTTGACCTGGGCTACCTGAAGGTTCTTTTCATCGACCTGGACTTGCAGGGCCTGTTGGTCGACCTGCTCCTGCGTCTGGTACAGCGCCGTGAAGGCATCCACGGCATTCTGAATGGCAGTCAGGCGGGCCTGCGCTCCATTCGCCTGTGCCAGGGTATTGGCCTGCTGAGCACTTAGGAGCGCCGCACTCAGGGTGGAAGGATCGGCCTGAACGGCCTTGAGGGTCGCGGCGGCTGCATCTGCGCCCGCCCGGGCGTCGCGGACGGTGGCCCCTGCCGTTAACGCGGAAGAGACCGCCTGCGGGAGGGACAGTGGAGTTGCCGCTGCATCCTGCGCCTGCGCGAACGGCAACAGGGCCAAGCTGAGAAGGAGGGCCGAAGCAACTCGAGTATGGGGCAACAGTGGGTTCATGGTGTCTCCAGAGGAAGTAGAACGAGTGTCTTGAGGGCAGGGTGAAGCGTCGGATGGTCGCGTAGGGGGATGAGGACGTTACAGCCCCGGCGGCAGCCCGGTCAGGGCGCTAATCTGGGCAGTGTTCAGGGCCAGCTGGGCCTGCGCGAGCGCGATCTGGGCCTTCAACACGTCAGTTTCGGTGGACAGTCCCACCGAGAGGCGCGTCTGGGCGGTGGCGAGCGCAGTGGTATACGCCGTCACCGACGTCTGTCGCGCGGCGATGGCCTGCGTCGCGATGCGGGCCGTGCTGTAGGCGTCGAGCGCGGTCTGATCGACCCTCTGCCCCTGGACCGTCAGCGCGGCCTGCGCCTGCTGGAGTTGAAGATCGGCCAGCTTCAGCGTGCCATCTGCCCCCGGATCGAGAATGTTGAAGCTGGCGCTCAGATCAAGCGCAAAGGAGGTACTGCTGGCCGTCGTGCTGCCAAGGGTGAACGGCTGGGTGTAACTGGCACTCGCCACGCCGCTGCCTAGATTGAGGCTGGCGCTCAGACCGCTGCAGCTGCTTCCGCTGCCGGAACCATACGACGTGCTGAGCGACGCGTCGGGCAGGTCACGGGCGCGCCGGGCGCTGTCGATGCTGGCCTGAGCGTCGGTCACGCTCTTCTGGGCGCTCGCCATCGCGGGGCTGAAGGCGCGGGCGGCGCTCAGGCCAGCCGCCGTGCTGGGCAGCGTCGTCAGCGTGCTGACGGCGGGTGTCACATCGGGGTTGAACGTCCTGGCGCTCAGGTCGCTGCCGGTCAGGGTGCCCAGCGCCCGCCGCGCCGAGTCGAGTTCGGCCTGTGCCCGCAGCAGCGCGGTCTGGGCGTCCTGTACCGCTGCCTGGGCGCTCTGCACGCTGGGCAGCGTGGCATTCCCCACCGCCTGAAACGCCTGGAGCTGCGCCAGTTGCCGCTGCGCCAGGACAAGCGAACGCTGGGCGATACTCAGGTTCAACTGCGCGGTCACGGCGCGAAGGCCAGTTCGGTGCTGGCGGTCAGCGCGGCGCTGGTCTGGGCGAAGGTCGCGCGCGCCACTGCATACGCGCGGGCCGCGGTCTGGGCTGCCGACCACGGCAGCACTGGCAGACTCACGCTGGCCCCGGCACTGATGCTCAGGTCGGTGCTGCTGCTGACGGTGCCGTTGGTGGCGGTGCTGCTGCCGCTCGCCAGACTGACGCTGCCGTTCACGCCTGCCGTGGGGCCGAGGTTGGCCTGTGCTGCCTGAAGCTGCGCGTGGGCGGTGCTCAGCGCGAGCTGCGCCTGCCGATACTGCGCCGAGGTGCTCAGGCCCGCCAGTGCGTCCGAGAGAGTAAAAGGTGCCGGATTTACGAGCGGGGGCGTTGTCAGAAGAGGAGAAGGCTTGGTTGGAACTGACTGTGCTTCGGTACTTTGGGCCGACGTTGCCCATCCGAGGATCACAACAGTCAAGAGCGCTGCTCGCTTCACGCTGGGCTGGCGTAGGGAACTGGAGGGGGCAGGATGCTGGGCATGCGTGCATCGTTTCAGCCGGGCGCGCAGGCTTGATGGAGTCTGTATGAAGATTTATCGAAATTCTCCGTCAATTCTTATTCGAACCTGCGCACCCGCCTTCTACCATCTCAGCTATGAACGTCTTGGTCTTTATCATAAAGAATGAACCGCAGATCGCAGCAGCCCTGGAAGCGTATGTGTGCCAGGGAAGCGCTCGGGTTGAGGCCACTGCCGATGATGGAAACGGACTGAGCTTCTTGAATTCGACCGTATCTGATGCGCTCCCGAATCTAAGCGGTTTGGATGTGCTCAGGACGCTGCGTGCTGACGGGCAGACGCCGGTGATGCTGATGACCGCCCGGGTGGGAGAAAGCGCTCAGGTGCTGCGGCTGGAATGCAGGGCTGACAATCTGGAGAGCAAGCCCTGCATTCCGCACGACGTGATGGCACGCCTCAGGACCGTACTTCAGGACGCCTTGCCCCGGAGTGATGGTAGTTCGTCGCGGGTATACCGGGTAGGGAACCTGGAAATCGACACCGGGACGGTGCGGGTGCGTCTGTCGGGGGAGGTGCTGCCGATGACGCCAGCAGAATTCCGGCTGCTGGTATGTATGGCAAGTTCGCCAGGCCGGGCCTTCACACGGGCCGAACTGCTGGCCGCTGCGCTGCCCGGCTCTGAGGCACGCGAGCGGGTCGTCGACGCGCACATGGGAAGTGCCCGCCGGAAGCTGGAAGCGGGCGGGGGCAGCGGCCTGCTGCAGACGGTGCGGGCCGTTGGGTACCGCCTGACCGGAGATGGGTGAACGCGCATGAATCCTGGCCTGCTCCCTAAAACGCCGCGGATGTCACGCGCCATGCCTGCGTTCCTGAGCCAGCTGTCACTGCTCTGGCCGTCGTCATGGCGGACGGTGCTGGTGTCGCTGCTGCTGGGAATGCTGCTGGTGGTCGGCGTGACGGTGGGCGGCATGCTGTTCTTTTCGAATCTGGTGGTACAGCGGCAGATCAACAGTCTGCCCCCCGATCTCCGTGACCAGTTCCGAGACCATAACGATGCCGGCACCGCTGGTTTGGGAGGAACGGAGGCGTCTGGAACTGGTGCGGAGCAGGCGACCCCAACCACTGGACCGCAACTTCAGCAGCACCAAGCGGCGAGCGTCCCCGACATGGCGGCGTTTCAGTATCCGACCTTGATCGGCCCGGTGATGCCGCTCGGTGTGCTCAAATTCAGCAATCCACATGCTCATCGCGCTGACGGCTTTCTGCGTGACGTGGGCGATAGCTTGCGGGCCGCTTCACTGGTCTCGGCCATCTTCGGGCTGATCGTGGCGGTGCTGCTGGCCCGCCGCATTGCCCGCCCGATCAGCGAGGTGTCGGAGGCAGCGGCGCGGGTGGCTGCCGGAGACCTGAGCGTGCGGGCCAGATTGCTGCCCGGAGACCGCGAGACCACCGAACTGGCCCGCAGCTTCAATGCGATGGCGCACGGGCTGGAACAGCTGGAGCAGGAGCGGCGCGATACGGTGGTGTCGATTGCCCACGAGCTGCGAACCCCCCTGACTGTGATGCAGGCGCGGCTCGACGCGATCGAGGACGGCATCTATCCGCTCGATCAGGAGCAGGTGGGGCAGCTGTCGGCCCAGACGCAGCTGCTGACGCGGCTGGTGGCCGATCTGCGAACGCTCTCGCTGGCTGAAGTGGGACGCTTGACCCTCCAGCTCCGGCAGATTGAACCGTTTCGGCTGGCGCGTTCGGTGGCGCAGGATATCCAGGCGGCGCGGGCGGGCAGCATTCAGGTCGAGGTGGTAGGTCAGGAAACTACACTCAGGGCGGACCCCGACAGGCTGCGGCAGGTGCTGGTGAATCTGACCGAGAACGCCTTCAAGCATGCCCGCAGCCAAGTGCGCCTGACGGTTCACCGGGGAGAACAGAACCTGAGCGTGCATGTCGACGACGATGGCCCCGGTATTCCCGAACCCGAGCGTGAACACGTGTTCGAGCGGTTCGTGCGGCTGGAAACGTCACGCTCGCGCGACAGTGGCGGCACCGGGTTGGGACTGGCGGTGGTACATGCGCTGATGCTGGCGCACGGCGGCGACGTGACACTGGAAGCGTCGCCGTTAGGCGGCACGCGGGCGACCGTGCGCTTCCCGGTGGAAGGTGGATGAGTCGATCAGCAGGCATCGGCGTTTCTGCAGGAAGGCCGTACGACATGATGAAGATGCAACACAACAGGTCCCCTGTCCCCAGCGGGTCTCCAGCACATCCGAATAGGCAAGAAGCAACTGCTCAGCACCTCCGCGAGCATACGGCGCAGTTCGTTGACAGGCTCAAGGTTCAACCACGAGGCCTCGTGGTGAGAGCAGTTGATACCCTTCCACGAAGAACGACTGGGGCGTACAGCGCAGGCAGTGCACCTCACTTTAGGCAGGCTGGTGTTGTCCTGCGTCATTCTCATCCCGGCTGGCAACGGGAAGGTCGACGTGACGCGGTACAGGTGACCTTCTGGTGAGCGGACTCAGGACGGCGCGTCGGCTGTCCTGAGTCCGTATAGTCTTCCCCTGCAGAGTGGATGCCGGCTTCCGGAAACGCCCGCTGCGCGAACCGCTGGTGTCCAGTCTTCGCTTCTTCCGATCAGTAGGTCGTGCAGGTGAAGTTGGCTGCGTCGTTCATCTGCGTCTGGGTCGCGCTTTCCGGGCCGATGTACTTGGGGTAGCTGCCGTACTCACATAGCGGACGGGTGCGGCCGTTGGTGGCGGCGGTGGCGGCGTCGGTGTTCCCGTCGGACGCGATCAGGTTCATTGGAGCGACGCCCTGCTCGACCCATGCCTCCAGCGCGGAGAGCATGTCGACCTTGGCGTTGAAGAGGCCCTCACCGTGGCCCTTGCCAGGAATCAGGTAGAAGCGTGCAAACTGACTCACCGCCGACTGACCATTCGCCGCCACAAGCTTCTGCCAGTACTGAATGGTGTTGTAGGGCGTGATCGAGTCGTCGATGGTGCCGTGTGTCAGCAGCAGCTTGCCGCCATGAGCGGTGAAGGCGCTCAGGTTAGTGCTGACCGCGTCTGTCCACCCGGACACTTGCTGAAGGCGCGTCACCCACTGCGAAGGATCGAAGGCCAGTGGGTCGTAGCTCAGGTTCTGGGTGATGAACCCTTGGACATCACCCTTCCCGGGAAAGTACTGGAAGGCCGTGCCGCCGGGGACGAACGGCACCTTGGTCGGATCCGCGGTGTTGCTCTGGCCGAGGTGATTCGAGCGGAAGGTCGCGCCTTCGAGGATCGGCCACTTCGGATACGTGGTGGTGCCACTGGCAAATGCGAAGCTGAACTGGACGGGTGAGCCGATCTTCTCGACCGCCTCGAGTTGCGCGTCGGAAAAACACGTGTCGCCGGTGTCGGTGCCGTCCGGGCAGCGCAGGGCGGCCCGGACGGCCTGCATCGTCACCTTGGCGTTGCAGGCCGGTACGTTGCTGATGATGCCGTCCGAGACGCCGTCCAGGCCGTCGCACTGCGAGGCCACGTACGTCACCAGCGTGGCGACCTTGGCGGGGTTGCTCCACGCGGGGCTGGCGACGCCCGACGCGTTGCCGTAGATCGCCTTGGCCTGCGCCAGTGCACCCTGCCACATGTTCTGCAGGTTGTAGGCCGGGTAATTGGCGATCACGCCGTCGTAGTCGCCCCCATAGCGCTGCGCAGCATCGAAAGCCTCGTGGCCACCCTGTGATCCGCCGGCGAAGTACGTGTAGCGGGGTTTCTGGCCGTACACCTTCTGCATCAGGAACTTGGCGACATCCACCGTCTTCTTGACTTGGTACTGCGCGAAATTCATCAGCTCTTCCTGATTCAGGGCAAAGCTGGTGTCGAACGGCGGTTTGCCGGTCGCGTCGTGGCCAGAATCGCTGCCCAGCGTGACGTATCCGCGTGCCAGCAGCGTGGCGATGTTGGCGGGTTCTTCGCTGTACTGACCCAGGCCCGTCACCACCGAGCCGTCAGTGCCCCCACCGCCGAACTGCAAGGCGCGCTGGTTCCATGACGCGGGCAGGTTCATCTCGAAACGGATCGGAGACGCCGCCGAATCGAGTGACAGGATGCTTCCAGTCGCCTTGCAGTAGCTGCGGGCCACACCCCTGCGTGTGCCGGAGAAGCGTCAGGCTAGGCCTTGGAGCGGTCGCGTCACCTGCTGATGGGCCAATGCCGCCAGCGAAGACGGCCTATGACCACGCAGACCACTGTCGGCGCATCCCGCGTGCCATCACGGTCTTCGCGGTACCAACGCCGCACAACTCTGAGCGCGAAACGGATTCGCGCCAGGACGCGCCGGTTGACGCTCGAAAACAGATCCTCACGGCCCAAGCGCTCCATCCACGGCGCTGGCCGCCTCCCTGACCACTCTGGCCGCTTGAGGCGACGCCGAGCAGACGCCTGAAAGAACCCAAGCGGCTCGGCACGCCTGAGCGAATGGAGCATGTTGCGCCTGCCGCTCTGGCTCCTGACGCTACGCGATGTCCCCACGCCCTCTGGGCAGACGCAGAGGTGAGCTGGGGCGCAGGCCGAATTCGTGCTCGAATTTCAGATCCAGAGGTGAGGGCACGCCCCAATGAGGCTGAGTGCTGTGCCACGCTCCAGTCCCCTGCGGTAACAGCAGCGCGTATCCACCACGCTGCTGGCTTTCCAGGTGGGTGTAGTCGACCATCACATGCAGGCCGTGCGGGTCGGTGACGGCCGTGATCTGCACTTGAAAGCCCGGGCGTTCGACGTACACGATGGGATAATCCGTCGCCATCAGCGCCTGGGTCAGCCCGAAGGCATTCACGAGAATGGTCTTGATGTGTTCACTGATCGCCATGGCTCGCCTCCTGGATGATGAATGACCGTGACCCCCGTCCACCGGGAGAGATGAACTCAGCTTGCGCTGGAGAGCATGACGCTCTTCTCACACGCCGGGCGGCCGAGGTGGGTACGCGACTGGAGACAGCGCTTCAGGCATGCCGAACGACGCAATAGCGGGAAACGACTCGGGCAGACGCTGGACGAGCGGTGAGCAGAGGCGAACGTCGTCCCTGTTCCGTCTGCCGCAGCTGAGGGTTGGTGTGCGGCCAGCCTCGTGAGGGCTGTCCAATTCAGCCCACTCGTGCGACACGGCGCGGCTTGATCGGTTCCTCCCACTCACTCGGTCTACAGTGTCAGGGAAGTGGACTCAAAAGGAGCGACGTTCAACTGGAGCGTCGCAACCTGGCCGGCACTCGATGAACTGCGGAAGGAACCGTTGAGGAAACCAACGACGACCGTGCGGAGCGTCCGCTCCTACAAGCGATCCCAGCCATTCGCTCGAGCGAGCCGGAGCGCATAGAAGCCCGAGTTCTTCATCCCTGCACGTTCCAACAGACAGGTCACTCACTGTTCGCTCAGGCGTTGCTGGAGCGCGCTTCACAGGCCATGCTCCCTCAGTACGCGAACACGTTGTAGGTGCCGCCGATGACCAAATGAATCACCTGATCCGGCATGGTCGAGTGATAGCTGCTGCTATATACGGGGTTCCCCGTACTGGTGGAGGCGCCATGCTGGTACGCGGTGATGGTCGACAGCCCAGCAGCACCCAACGTGATGATGGTATTTGAGTACGCCAGTGCGCCAGACGCCACCAGGGTGCCGTTGACGTACAGATCCAGGCCCTGATCAACGCTTGCCTGCGTGCTGATCGGCGTGATGGACGGGGTGGTCTGCTGGGCAAACGCAGGCACACTCAACAGGCTGGCAGTCAGGAACAGCGCGGTTACACATTTGGATACCTTCATGGTTGATCTCCTTGGCAGCGGGCTGTTGTTCTCCCTGCTGATGGGTTCAGTTTCAGCTGGGAGGACGCATTCCCAGCGCAGGACGTGCGCAGAGTCTATGAAGAAGCGGTTCGTATTTCGTGTTGGTGCCGTTCTCCCTACGCCGGCAGCCAGCGGTGCCGTGCTGGTGCGGTTGTAGCGTGGCTCGGCGAACCCTGATCGGATGCTGCAGGACCAGGGGGTACCTCGCTTCACGGTCAGGCCGAGTGTGGGGCTGCGTGGGTGTGCAATCACGGCGGTCAAGTGATCGCGGCCCTGGGGATCAGCGTGCCGACTGCCACTGGTGGAGCACTTCTTGGACAGCTCTGTCGCTGAGCAGAACGTGATGGGACAGCCTGACAGCGTCCTGGATGATCGTGACTGGACACCAGTGGCGGTAGGATTTCGGGTCGGCCACGACCAGTTGAGGCAACACGACCAACTGGTGTCCTGACGTCGAATTCGCCACCAGGAGCTCACCTGGTCTGCACTTCTTTCCAGGGTATTCCCCGAAACGCAGCTAATATGCGGGCATGAGCGCCCTGATTCTGGTGGTGGAGGATGAGCCGCAGATCGCGGCGGTGCTGGAAGCGTACCTGCGTCAGGAGGGCTACCGGGTCGAGAAGGCCGCCGACGGCAGGGCCGCGCTGAGTCTGTACCGCAGCGCCAAGCCCGACCTGTTGCTGCTCGATCTGATGCTCCCCGGCCTGAGTGGTATGGACGTGCTCCGAGCGGTGCGCGCCGACGGGCAGACCCCGGTGATCCTGGTGACCGCCCGCGCCGAGGAGACCGATCAGGTGCTGGGGCTGGAATTCGGGGCCGACGATTACGTGGTCAAGCCCTTCAGGCCGCGCGAGGTGATGGCCCGCGTCAAGGCGGTTCTGCGCCGCACGTCGGCCCGCAGCGAGGGCGAGCAGCCGCAGGTGTACCGTGTGGGCGATCTGGAAATCGATACTGGGGCGGTGCTGGTACGCCTGCTGGGTCAGACCCTGCCGATGACGCCAGCGGAATTCCGGCTGCTGGCGTGCATGGCGGGTGCGCTGGGCCGGGCCTTCACGCGGGCCGAGTTGCTGGCCGCTGCCCTGCCCGACTCCGAAGCGTTGGAACGCGTGGTCGATGCTCACCTAGCGTCGGCGCGGCGCAAGCTGGAGGCGGGCGGCGGCACCGGCCTGCTCCAGACGGTGCGCGGCGTGGGCTACCGACTGGCCGAAAGCGGCTGAGCGCTTCGGGATGTTCTGGATGTTGGCCAGCGTGGAGGGTGTGGTGAGCCAGCTCCTACCCCGTTGAACGCTGCACACGACCTCGCTGCACACCCTGGGTTCTTGAGCGCTGAGCAGCAGGCCGTGCCAGCGGGTGCGTTCTCGATGATGCGCTGCCGGATTGAACCGCCGCCGAAGGTCGTCAACGTTCAGATCTGCGTAGATCATAAGGGTTCAGCTCAATTCCGTCTCACCTGACCAACCTCGTCCCTCGTCGGTCGTGTCCTTTGGATAGGTGGATGCTGAGAAAGCAGGCCCGTCCTTTTCAATCGGACGGGCCTGCAGTTCTGCTCGGTTCATACGCGATGAAGCTCACTGCGATCTATGAGGAAGGCTTGTCACTCGGTGTCCCCCTCACCCTCTCTGCCCCAGTCCCTCTCCCACAGGTGAAGAGGGAAACCCTTCAGATGTCCTCAAATCAGGTGAGTCTCATATCAGTCTCCCGGCTGCCACTCCCCGCCCGCCGGATAGCTCACGGCCTCCCGGCTGCGCTGCGCCTCGACCTTCACGGCACGTTTGCGCTCGAACAGGTAGAAGGCGGCGGGCACCACGAAGAAGGTCATCAGGGCCGAAACCGAGATGCCGCCCATGATGATGACCGACAGGCTGCGCCCGTATTCCGAGCCGCTGCCGTGACTGAGCAGCAGCGGCAGGCTGATCACCAGCACCGTCAGGGTGGTCATGACGATGGGTCGGAAGCGCAGGCGGCTGGCCTCGATCAGCGCGTCTCGGAAGGGCATCTCGCGCATCTTCTCGACCACGAATTCCAGATAGATGATGGCGTTCTTGGCGCTCAGTCCGATCAGCAGTAGGAAGCCCAGCACGCCGAAGATATCGAGGCTGCCCCCCGCGATGGACGTGAACAGCAGTGCTCCGGCGATGGCGAACGGCACCGGCAGCAGCAGATACAGCGGGTAGCGGAAGCTGTTGAACTGCGCGCCCATCACCAGATACACCAGCAGCAGCGACAGCCCGAACGCCTGAACGCCCAGCGTGCCGAGCTGGTTGCCCAGTGCAAACGCCCCGTTACTGTCGGCCTCGCCCACCGTTACCAGGTTGTCGATCACGCCCGCTTGCGTCAGCTCGCGGACGAGCTGTGCCTGAAGTGCCTGACTCGTTAGCGTTGTCTCGGTGGTGGGCTGGTAGTCGAGGGACAACACGTAGATGCGGTTGTTACGGTCGATGCTGCTGGGCGAGCTGCCCTGCACCACGCTGCCGAGTTGCCCGGCGCTCAGGTTGGTCTGGAGGGTGCTGGAATAGATCGGCAGGCTGAGCAGCGCCGATTCGTCGGTCAGGTACTTCGGATCGACGCTGACCTGAATCGGGTACGTCACGCCGCCCAGATTGATATTTCCGGCACTCGACCCCGACGCATACGCTTGTAAGGTGCTAGCGACGCTGCTGGCGGTCAGGCCTGTTCCGGCCATCAGGTTCTGGTTCGGCACGAAGCGGTTTTCCAGCGTGCTGTTACTCAGGCCGCTGCTCACGCTCAGGACTTCCTTGTCCGCTTCCAGCACTGCGACCGCCTTCGTCGCGCGAGCCTTGAGCAGATCGAAGTTGCTGGCCACCAGATTGATGGTCTGCTGGCTGCCCTGCCCGCGGAAGCCGCCGCCGGAAAAGACGTTGGCCCGCACGCTGGGATAGTCGGGATACAGATTCCGGAGTCCCTGCTGCCAGACTGGCGTGAGCGTCGTCAGGCTCTGGCGCTGCTCGATGGGCTTCAGGGTGATGTTCAGGCTGCTGCCGCTACTGTTCACCGACGCCTGCACCGTCTGCACCGAGGATTGGCGCAGGAAGAACGTTTCCAGGCGCGCCACGAGTTCGTTGTTGGTGCTGAGCGGCAGACCGTCGGGCAGACGAAGGCGGGCCTGCACCGTGCCGGAGTCGGTGCTGGGCGTGAAGGTGAAGCTGATGCGCGGAATGACCAGCACCAGTGTGAGCACCAGGAAGGCCACCGCCGCCAGCAGCACCGCCGGACTGAAGCGCAACACTGCGTCGAGGCCGCGGGCGTAGGCGTCACGCACCACATTCAGGCCCGCCGCCGTGATGCCGCTCAGGGTGCCGGTCAGCGCTTCCAAGAAGCTGAGCACGACGCCCCACAGAGCGGAAAGCACGCCCAGGAGCACAGGGAGAAGGAGGACGCTGAAGGCCACCCACAACGCATTGTGAGTGGCCAGCCACAGGCATGCCGCCAGTAGCAGTTCCAGTGCCCAGAACCACCACGAACGCACGGTCATCAGGCCGCCCAACACGCGCCCCGGTACTCTGGTGAAGCTGCCCGCGAAGTCGCGCCACGTCTGCGGAGCGGCGTCGGGCGTGTACGCCATCCGCACCGTCAGAAAGAGCAGGGCTTCCAGCCACGACATCGCCACTGCCGCTGCCAGTCCCAGCGCGAACTGTTTGATGTACTCGCCCACAATGCCGCCCATGAAGCTGACCGGAATCAGCACGGCAAGCAGCGACAGACTGGCCGCCGCCACCGCGCTGAACACCTCGGACGCCCCACGCAGCACCGACTGCACCCGGTCGTAGCCCAGCGCGCGGTAGCGCTCGACGTTCTCGGCCACCACGATGCTGTCATCGACCACGATGCCGATGGCCACGATCAAAGCCAGCAGCGACACCTGATTGAAGGTGAAGCCCGACAGCCGGTACAGAATC
Proteins encoded in this window:
- a CDS encoding response regulator transcription factor, translated to MTARVGESAQVLRLECRADNLESKPCIPHDVMARLRTVLQDALPRSDGSSSRVYRVGNLEIDTGTVRVRLSGEVLPMTPAEFRLLVCMASSPGRAFTRAELLAAALPGSEARERVVDAHMGSARRKLEAGGGSGLLQTVRAVGYRLTGDG
- a CDS encoding TolC family protein; protein product: MTAQLNLSIAQRSLVLAQRQLAQLQAFQAVGNATLPSVQSAQAAVQDAQTALLRAQAELDSARRALGTLTGSDLSARTFNPDVTPAVSTLTTLPSTAAGLSAARAFSPAMASAQKSVTDAQASIDSARRARDLPDASLSTSYGSGSGSSCSGLSASLNLGSGVASASYTQPFTLGSTTASSTSFALDLSASFNILDPGADGTLKLADLQLQQAQAALTVQGQRVDQTALDAYSTARIATQAIAARQTSVTAYTTALATAQTRLSVGLSTETDVLKAQIALAQAQLALNTAQISALTGLPPGL
- a CDS encoding response regulator, which produces MSALILVVEDEPQIAAVLEAYLRQEGYRVEKAADGRAALSLYRSAKPDLLLLDLMLPGLSGMDVLRAVRADGQTPVILVTARAEETDQVLGLEFGADDYVVKPFRPREVMARVKAVLRRTSARSEGEQPQVYRVGDLEIDTGAVLVRLLGQTLPMTPAEFRLLACMAGALGRAFTRAELLAAALPDSEALERVVDAHLASARRKLEAGGGTGLLQTVRGVGYRLAESG
- a CDS encoding TolC family protein, encoding MILGWATSAQSTEAQSVPTKPSPLLTTPPLVNPAPFTLSDALAGLSTSAQYRQAQLALSTAHAQLQAAQANLGPTAGVNGSVSLASGSSTATNGTVSSSTDLSISAGASVSLPVLPWSAAQTAARAYAVARATFAQTSAALTASTELAFAP
- a CDS encoding TolC family protein is translated as MNPLLPHTRVASALLLSLALLPFAQAQDAAATPLSLPQAVSSALTAGATVRDARAGADAAAATLKAVQADPSTLSAALLSAQQANTLAQANGAQARLTAIQNAVDAFTALYQTQEQVDQQALQVQVDEKNLQVAQVKLSTKNGTALDVQNAQNTLASSRQDLTAAQAQTVVNSQKLANVIGKPGSYTATTPSAPPTVKVNTALSTNYPALLTDQQAVDAAALSVKLADNEFTARVTLDQAKTKLASAQSDLSTLQKTLNTTLATAQSSAEAAQATYQTAIQSEVNAQATYKQDNVRYSTGTISAVQLLQSQLALKKAQYTRAQALVALWQALATLGSASGQDQTGLAGQ
- a CDS encoding sensor histidine kinase, producing MPAFLSQLSLLWPSSWRTVLVSLLLGMLLVVGVTVGGMLFFSNLVVQRQINSLPPDLRDQFRDHNDAGTAGLGGTEASGTGAEQATPTTGPQLQQHQAASVPDMAAFQYPTLIGPVMPLGVLKFSNPHAHRADGFLRDVGDSLRAASLVSAIFGLIVAVLLARRIARPISEVSEAAARVAAGDLSVRARLLPGDRETTELARSFNAMAHGLEQLEQERRDTVVSIAHELRTPLTVMQARLDAIEDGIYPLDQEQVGQLSAQTQLLTRLVADLRTLSLAEVGRLTLQLRQIEPFRLARSVAQDIQAARAGSIQVEVVGQETTLRADPDRLRQVLVNLTENAFKHARSQVRLTVHRGEQNLSVHVDDDGPGIPEPEREHVFERFVRLETSRSRDSGGTGLGLAVVHALMLAHGGDVTLEASPLGGTRATVRFPVEGG
- a CDS encoding tannase/feruloyl esterase family alpha/beta hydrolase; translation: MARSYCKATGSILSLDSAASPIRFEMNLPASWNQRALQFGGGGTDGSVVTGLGQYSEEPANIATLLARGYVTLGSDSGHDATGKPPFDTSFALNQEELMNFAQYQVKKTVDVAKFLMQKVYGQKPRYTYFAGGSQGGHEAFDAAQRYGGDYDGVIANYPAYNLQNMWQGALAQAKAIYGNASGVASPAWSNPAKVATLVTYVASQCDGLDGVSDGIISNVPACNAKVTMQAVRAALRCPDGTDTGDTCFSDAQLEAVEKIGSPVQFSFAFASGTTTYPKWPILEGATFRSNHLGQSNTADPTKVPFVPGGTAFQYFPGKGDVQGFITQNLSYDPLAFDPSQWVTRLQQVSGWTDAVSTNLSAFTAHGGKLLLTHGTIDDSITPYNTIQYWQKLVAANGQSAVSQFARFYLIPGKGHGEGLFNAKVDMLSALEAWVEQGVAPMNLIASDGNTDAATAATNGRTRPLCEYGSYPKYIGPESATQTQMNDAANFTCTTY